From Pelagibacterium flavum:
GGACGAGCTGGATCACCGGCGCATCGGTGAGGGCGAACGGGTTTTTCTCGGGGGCGAGATCGTTGATGCCAAGGGCGAAGCCGATGAGGTTGAAGATGGCGGCAGGCTCGATGTCACCCAAAGCTTGGCGCACGAACGCAGCGCAGTCGGGAGATTTAAGCGAGGAGATGACGATGGGCACTGGCGCCAGACCGTGACGCTCCAGCCCGCTTATCAGCGCTTCGAGCGTCGCTGTGCCCGAACCCTCGAGGACGGCGCGGTAAAACAGAATGGGCACATGGGCCGGCTTTTCGCGCGTCGTTCCCATCGGTTCGGGACAAACATCCCGCGCCAGCTGGCCGACAATTCCTCGTTCCCGATCCCAGAAGCCGAAGGCGGGGAAGGGATCGGGGGCATGGGCGATGGGATTGCCCGCAGCGAGGGCGCGAAAGGCCGATAGGATCGCATCGGCGTTGTCAGGGCCGCCGGTCAAAAACAGTTTGTGAAGGGCGTGCCAATCGGGCTCGGGGATTGTGGAGCGGGACAACAGCACAGGATCGGGGACCGCGTCGCCGGGCAGGAAGGCCAGAGGAATCGATTTTTGCCGTGCCAGCATTTCGATTTCATCGCAGCCATAGGGCCAATAGGCCGAGCCGCCGATGAGGCGGATCACGATCAGTTTGGAATGAGCGAGGGTATCTTGGCACCAGAGGTCCACCGAGAAATTGTGGGTCAGCCGCATGAGATTGGCCAGCCGCAAGCCGTCCTCGCCAGCCCTATCGGCGGCGGCGGCGAGCATGGCCAGTTCGCTATCGGCGGACGAAGCGAAGGCGAAATCGCCCGGGGTCTGGGCGAGGTCGATGGCCTCGCCTTCCTGCTGGAGCGCACCGGCCTGGGCGGCAAGCAGATGCATCAGCGGTCGCTCCAGGGGCGGACCGTGAGGGCCAAGGCGACAATGCCAGCAAGGGCTGTGGACATGATAGTAAGCGCGTCCAACTGATTGCGGCCAGAAACGACGCTCAGAACGAGTAGCGGCAAGACTGCACCGGTCATCCCCCCGATCAGGATCACGCCGGTCCAGCGTTGTGAGGTGGTGTAGAGCATATCATCGGCCACCAGCCAAAGTGCGGCGGCGGCGATGGCCGCGAGTAACCCAAGCTGCCAGCTGTAAACGAGATGGCCGATGAATATGAACGGGAGAAGATTTAGGAATGACTCGTTTTCCCAGGACCGCCCGACGACCATGAAGGCAACGAACGTCACCAGTGCGCCAATGACAGGGCCGGCCAGAACGATCCACGCCGCAAGCGCCAGTCGGGAGCGTCGATAGGCAGTTTCCGTATCCGGCCCTGTCATCGCTATGCCGCCTCGGCAATCTTTTTCAGGCTCGCCTCGATGGCATCGCGGGCCAGGGGGCTTTCGCCGATGACCACGAGGCGGGTTTCGCGCGCTTCGCCCTCTTGCCAATCTCTATCGAAGTAGGCGTTGACGCGGGGGCCGACCGCCTGGATGGCCAGGCGGGCGCGGGCGCCGGGGATGGCAGCAAAGCCTTTGAGGCGCAAAACGTCATGGGTGGCGATGGTATCGGCGATGGCGGTGAGGAGCTGGTCGCGGCCGGGGCCGGAAGGGATGGTGAGCGAAAACGAATCGAAATCGTCATGCTCATGGCCCTCGCCATCGTGCTCAAGCTCGTGATGGCTTTCGCGGCCCTCAAGATTGTCCTCGGTGGACATGCCAAGACCGAGCAGGGCAAGCGTATCGACGTGGCCGTTGGCGGCGCGCACGATCTGTGTGCCAGGGCGCATGTGCTTTTTGAGTTCGGCTTCGACGGCTTCGAGGGCGGCGGGTTCGACAAGGTCGGTCTTGTTGAGAACGATCATGTCGGCGGCGACCATCTGGTCTTCGAAAAGCTCGCCCAGCGGGGTTTCGTGATCGAGCATTTCATCGAGCCGGCGCTGGGCGTCGACGGCCTCTTCGTTGGCGGCGAAGCGGCCTTCGGCGAGCGCGGCGGCGTCGGCAACGGTCACCACGCCATCGATGGTGACCTCGGCCTTGATCTCGGGCCAGTTAAAGGCGCGGATCAGGGGCTGGGGCAGTGCCAGCCCCGAGGTTTCGATGACAATGTGATCGGGGCGGTCAGGGCGGGCAAGGATCTGGTTCATGGTGGGGATGAAATCGTCAGCCACGGTGCAGCAGATGCAGCCATTGGCCAGTTCGATCATATCCTCCTCGCGGCAGGTTTCGTCCCCGCACCCGGCGAGCACGTCCTTGTCGACCCCGATATCGCCGAACTCGTTGATGATGAGCGCGATGCGCTTGCCCTTGGCGTGGGCGAGCAGATGGCGGACAAGGGTTGTCTTGCCGGCGCCGAGGAAGCCCGTGATGACGGTTGTCGGGATTTTCGAGGTCATGCGACCCTCCATGGAATAGCTGAAACAATCTAGGCTGAAAGGGGGCGCCGCGCAGAGCGGCTGCGCGGTGGGCGCAGCGGACCTGTCGCCTTAACATGTCCTATGCGCGATCGGCTCCCCTAACGGGCAAAGGGCGGATCGGACAGGACGGATCGCGGGCCGGCCGCGGGAAAACTTCTGGTCGTCACAGCAACACCCTCCGTGTGCAAATGCGAAATGCCGCCCCCATCATGGGGCCGGTTCTCTGTGCTGGCAGGTCTCCTGGCTGGCCACTTTCGAGCAATTCGGCGATTGTCCAATCGCCTCATGGCTCCCGATTCTCATCGGGCGCGCTTCCGAACCGCAAAAGTGATATCCACTTTTGCTGGAAGCGCTTCATCGGCTTCCGGATGCCTTCCCGACCCTCAGGATCAGTGGATTTTCCGGAATCCATCGCGGCTTACAGTTGCGGGGGCAGCCACGGCATTGGCCCCTTTTGGGTCGTCCGCACCGTGTTCCCTTTTGCTTCCCGTTTCGACTCTTGCAACGAAAGGGGAACCAACACGGTTCTAGATGTGCCACGCGCAATGACCCCGCGTCAATTGCATCGGAGAGCGTGCTCGCTTATCACCAGAGAGAACCAGACAATCGGAGAGGCAGGATAAAGATGAAAACGCGGCGATTGGGCAAAACCGACTTTCTGGTTTCCGAAATCGGATTGGGTACCTGGCAGCTGGGCGGCGATTTCGGCCCGATCGAGGATAATGACGCCTCGACGATCCTGGCCAATGCGGCGCGGCTGGGGGTCAATTTCTGGGATACCGCTGACGTTTACGGCAACGGGCTTTCCGAGCACCGGATCGGCACGTTCTATGGCAAGCCCGACGGGCTGGTGGTGGCCACCAAGGTGGGCCGTGCGGCGGCGCTCTATCCCGACAAATACACCAAGGGCGGGGTACGCGAGAGCCTTGAAGAATCGGCACGGCGGCTGTGCGTGGACAGTATCGACCTGGCGCAGCTGCACTGCGTGCCGCGCGACGTGCTCGAAGCGGGCGAAATCTTTGGCTGGATGGATGAGATCAAGGCCGAAGGTCTGATCAAGAACTGGGGCGCAAGCGTGGAAACGATCGCCGAGGCGGAGATCTGTCTTGAGCACGAGGGGCTGGCGACGCTGCAGATCATCTTCAACATCTTCCGCCAGGACGCGGCCGAAAGCCTGCTCGACAAAGCGATGGAGCGCGATGTGGGGGTGATCGTGCGCCTGCCGCTGGCTTCGGGGCTGCTGTCGGGCAAATATACGCGCGACACCGAATTTTCCCCCACCGACCACCGGAGCTACAATCGCGACGGGCAGGCATTTTCAGTGGGCGAGACGTTTGGCGGCATCCCGTTCGAGGTCGGGGTGGAACTGGCCGACGAGTTGCGCGGCTATGTGCCCGAGGGCCAAAGAATGAGCCTTTTCGCGCTGCGCTGGATTTTGGACCACAAGGCGGTCTCCACGATCATTGCCGGGGTTTCGCGGCCCGACCAGATCGGGGTTAACGCAGAGGCCGGGGACCTACCCGAATTGCCGCGATCGGTCCATGAAAGCCTCGCCACCTTCTATGCAGAAAAGGTGCGACCCAATATTCGCGGCGAGATCTGAGCCGGCTGGGTCAGGCCCTTGCCAGCAATGCCGTCAGTTCATCGGGCATGAGCAACGGGACGTCGTGGCCGCAGGGCAATTCGTGTACCGTCCAGGCCGGATCGTTGCGCAGCGGAGCGGCGACAGAGCCGAAACCATCCCAGCCGGTGGCGAGGATGAAGGCCTTGCGGGCGATCTTGAGATAGGCGCCGGTAACTTTGAGGCGTTCGGTGAAAGTGCCCGTCGGCTGTGGCGTGGAGAGAGCAGCGACACGGTCGCATTCGGCCTTCGTGGCGTATTCGCCGTCGCCGATTTCCGGGGCCGGCACCACCGGACCAGTGAGTTTCTCACCCATGATGTCTTCGAAGGACTGGCCATCTTCAGGAATGAAGGCATCGAGATAGACGATCGAAGCGATGCGCTCGAGCGCACGCTCGGCAACACCTGTGGCGACGAACCCGCCATAGGAATGGGCGACCAACACCACATCGCTGAGGTCATGCCAGACCATCTCGTTGACGATGTCGTTGATGTGCGTGCTCAGGGTAATGGGCAGTTGCGCAAGGTGCGAGCGCTCCCCCAGCCCGCTCAGCGTCGGCACATGCACGTCATGGCCCGCCGCGCGGAGCCGCTTTGCCACGAGATCCCAACCCCAGGCGCCAGCCCAGGCACCATGCACCACAACAAAGGTCGTCATCGCTTCCTCCTTTTTATGATTGCAAAATACAATCACTTGCTTTTTACAACCATTAGACATAGAGTCAACCCTATGGACTCATCGCCTTTTCGCTCCGGCTGCCCGATCAATCTCGGCCTTGAAGTGTTCGGGGACAAATGGACCCTATTGATCATCCGCGACATGATGTTTGCGGGCAAAAGGCATTTCCGCGAGTTCCTGGCCTCGGACGAAGGTATTTCCACCAACATTCTGGCGGACCGGCTGGCCATGCTGACGCGCATCGGCATCATCACCCGGGCCGACGACCCCAGCCATCGCCTCAAGGCCATCTATTCGCTGACCGAAAAAGGCATCCAACTTCTGCCGGTGATCGCGCAGATCAGCCGCTGGAGCCGCCGCTATATGCCGGTCGACCCCGTGCTGGCCGCAACAGGGGAGGCGCGGGACCGGGCCGGGCCGGGCGCGGTGGAGGCGCATATGGACGCCTTGCGGGCGGTTCATCTGGCTGGAGCCCCATAGAACACCCTGCCGCTTGGCAGGCAGGTATGAGCTTACGGTCTAAACGACAATATGTAGAGAGGATACATGGCACTCAAACGGATGGACAATGTCGGAATCGTCGTCGAAGACCTCGGCCGGGCGATCGAATTCTTTGGCGAGCTGGGGCTCGAGCTCGAAGGGCGGGCAACCATCGAAGGAGAATGGGCCGGACGGGTCACCGGACTGGGCGACCAGTGCGTGGAGATTGCAATGATGCGTACGCCGGACGGTCATAGCCGGCTTGAGCTTTCCCGCTTCGTCACCCCCGCCGTTGTGGCGGATCACCGCAATGCGCCGGTCAACGCCTTAGGCTACCTCCGCGTCATGTTCACCGTGGACGATATCGACGAAACGCTCGAAAAGCTCGGCAATCGCGGCGCGCAGCTGGTGGGCGAAGTCGTTCAGTATGAAGACGCGTATAGGCTTTGCTACATCCGTGGGCCGGAGGGGCTGCTGATCGGGCTCGCCCAGGAACTTCGCTGAAGAAATCCGGTCGGTGCCGGCAGGCTCGTGCGAGCGCGGCACCGGATCAGCCCATGGCCGCATCAGGATGTACATTTTCGAAGGTTCGACGTGCGCGGATAAGGATTGGGCTTGATTTTGGCGCGGGAAGCGCGCTTTCGATTTCGGTCCGCCAATCGTGGCGATGTCCGAGACCTGATTCATGACCGCCCTTGCTGCCGTCCCTTCTCTTTTCTCCCTTGCTGCCCCGATCCTGCTCCTGATCGCCTCGAACGTCTTCATGGCGTTCGCCTGGTACGGACATCTGAAATTTCCCGGAGCGGCGCTGTGGGTGGTGGTGCTGGTGAGTTGGGGGATCGCGTTTTTCGAATACTGGCTGGCGGTGCCCGCCAACCGGATCGGGTATGGCACCTATTCGGCGGCCGAGCTCAAGACCATTCAGGAAGTGATTTCGCTCTCGGTCTTCGCGCTGTTTGCGATTTTCTATCTCGGCGAAAAATTCACACTCAACCACATGCTCGGGTTCGGCTTTATCGCGCTGGGGGCGTTTTTCATCTTCAAGGGGCCGATCCGCTAGAGCCCTGTCTGATGGCAGGAGGGACCGCCCCGAAAGGCGGTCCTTTTAGTGTCAATGGACGGCGCCGGAGCCGCCGGCGACGACGATGCCCATGGGGAGGCCATCGACGGCGATGGTGCCGGAAGGCTCGAAGGCGACCGCGTCGATGCGATGGATCTGCGAAGCGTTGGGGTCGGTGACGAGGATTTCGTCGCCCGCCACCGCGATGCGGGGGCGCGGGTCGGACCAATGACCGTCCATGGAATAGGGGCCGGTGAGTTCGAGAGTGGCGCTTATTTCACCCGAGAGCGTGTTAAGACGGTGCAAATTGCCGTCTTCGGTGAAGATATAGGCGAACTGCGGCCGGACGGAATCGACGGCGAAATGCACGCGGCGCGTGGGCAGATCGACGAGGCGGAAGCTTTCCTGATGGGGATCGATCAGAACGAGACGGTCGGCGCCGTAATTGCCGAGGAAATACTGGATGCCGACGCCACCGAGCAGGGTCGAACTTTTGCCCTCGGGCAGCGCTTCATCGTAGGGGAGATGGGTTATCTGGGGGTCATCGGCGCTGTCAGTGACCAGAAGAAGGCCCGTATCGCAGGCGATGGCAAGCAGATTGCCGGAACTTGCCTCACCATGAAGGCCGGGACAGGCGTGGGTATCGCCAACCTGCCGGTCGTCGGCGTCGAGCACATTGATACCGACGGGCAAGTTGGAGGGGTCTTCGGGGTGCGGTTCGGTGATGAGCGTATAATCGCCATAAGCAGCGGCAACACCGTGATGGGGGGCGCCGGACGGTACGATGCGCGGCTCGGTTGCGCCGAAATCAGACTCATCGATGATTTTTGCCACGCCCTCATTATCGAAGAACAGGGCGATCTGGCCGTGATGGTCGACGAAGTGGACCGGATATTCGCCTTCGATTGCTGTGTCGAGCAGCGCGGGATCGGTGATCTCGATATCGCCATGGTCGCCGTGATCGTCGATTGCGATGCCGGTGTCGATGGCCTGGACGATATTGGCATTGCCCTGAACGGCAAAGACGCGCTGGGCGCTGGAGGTGACATAGAGGCTGGCTGGACCGTTAAGCGCGAAGGTGTCGACGACTTCGCCGGCTTCGAGGTCGATAACGCTGACGGTTCCCTGGGCCTGATCGGCGACGAAGGCGCGCCAGACGGAAATCTCGTCGGCATATGCTGCTGTGCCGGGGAGAGACATGCCGGCCAGCAGGATGGCGTGGGATATCGGAGCACTTGGCTTCACGGGATTTCTCCTATTAATGATATAACGTAACATTTGCATCCAGATATGCACCGGCGGGACTGGGCAGTAAGGAACCGAAATGAGGGTTCGGGCCTGATAGCGGTGCAGCCCCTTAAGGTGGCGAAAAGGCCATGGATGTGGGCGGTGATTTCGGGGTGGGGCGGGTGCCCTAAGGCACCCCGCCCCTTTGCCCGGCAACCGGGTCCGGCAGGCAAACC
This genomic window contains:
- the cobW gene encoding cobalamin biosynthesis protein CobW; the protein is MTSKIPTTVITGFLGAGKTTLVRHLLAHAKGKRIALIINEFGDIGVDKDVLAGCGDETCREEDMIELANGCICCTVADDFIPTMNQILARPDRPDHIVIETSGLALPQPLIRAFNWPEIKAEVTIDGVVTVADAAALAEGRFAANEEAVDAQRRLDEMLDHETPLGELFEDQMVAADMIVLNKTDLVEPAALEAVEAELKKHMRPGTQIVRAANGHVDTLALLGLGMSTEDNLEGRESHHELEHDGEGHEHDDFDSFSLTIPSGPGRDQLLTAIADTIATHDVLRLKGFAAIPGARARLAIQAVGPRVNAYFDRDWQEGEARETRLVVIGESPLARDAIEASLKKIAEAA
- a CDS encoding aldo/keto reductase: MKTRRLGKTDFLVSEIGLGTWQLGGDFGPIEDNDASTILANAARLGVNFWDTADVYGNGLSEHRIGTFYGKPDGLVVATKVGRAAALYPDKYTKGGVRESLEESARRLCVDSIDLAQLHCVPRDVLEAGEIFGWMDEIKAEGLIKNWGASVETIAEAEICLEHEGLATLQIIFNIFRQDAAESLLDKAMERDVGVIVRLPLASGLLSGKYTRDTEFSPTDHRSYNRDGQAFSVGETFGGIPFEVGVELADELRGYVPEGQRMSLFALRWILDHKAVSTIIAGVSRPDQIGVNAEAGDLPELPRSVHESLATFYAEKVRPNIRGEI
- a CDS encoding alpha/beta fold hydrolase, giving the protein MTTFVVVHGAWAGAWGWDLVAKRLRAAGHDVHVPTLSGLGERSHLAQLPITLSTHINDIVNEMVWHDLSDVVLVAHSYGGFVATGVAERALERIASIVYLDAFIPEDGQSFEDIMGEKLTGPVVPAPEIGDGEYATKAECDRVAALSTPQPTGTFTERLKVTGAYLKIARKAFILATGWDGFGSVAAPLRNDPAWTVHELPCGHDVPLLMPDELTALLARA
- a CDS encoding VOC family protein, whose protein sequence is MALKRMDNVGIVVEDLGRAIEFFGELGLELEGRATIEGEWAGRVTGLGDQCVEIAMMRTPDGHSRLELSRFVTPAVVADHRNAPVNALGYLRVMFTVDDIDETLEKLGNRGAQLVGEVVQYEDAYRLCYIRGPEGLLIGLAQELR
- a CDS encoding DMT family protein; its protein translation is MTALAAVPSLFSLAAPILLLIASNVFMAFAWYGHLKFPGAALWVVVLVSWGIAFFEYWLAVPANRIGYGTYSAAELKTIQEVISLSVFALFAIFYLGEKFTLNHMLGFGFIALGAFFIFKGPIR
- the aztD gene encoding zinc metallochaperone AztD, which gives rise to MKPSAPISHAILLAGMSLPGTAAYADEISVWRAFVADQAQGTVSVIDLEAGEVVDTFALNGPASLYVTSSAQRVFAVQGNANIVQAIDTGIAIDDHGDHGDIEITDPALLDTAIEGEYPVHFVDHHGQIALFFDNEGVAKIIDESDFGATEPRIVPSGAPHHGVAAAYGDYTLITEPHPEDPSNLPVGINVLDADDRQVGDTHACPGLHGEASSGNLLAIACDTGLLLVTDSADDPQITHLPYDEALPEGKSSTLLGGVGIQYFLGNYGADRLVLIDPHQESFRLVDLPTRRVHFAVDSVRPQFAYIFTEDGNLHRLNTLSGEISATLELTGPYSMDGHWSDPRPRIAVAGDEILVTDPNASQIHRIDAVAFEPSGTIAVDGLPMGIVVAGGSGAVH